A stretch of the Rhinoderma darwinii isolate aRhiDar2 chromosome 3, aRhiDar2.hap1, whole genome shotgun sequence genome encodes the following:
- the KIAA1191 gene encoding putative monooxygenase p33MONOX has protein sequence MASRQPDVPAIEHSSSGLLGKMSLPIGMHRRAFSYDDALEDTAPMTPPSSDMCSNTLWRNPVIPERKYQKLSKVEEGDNSMPPPALPNSISVEKAPVVKAKATSVIMNSLITKHTQESIQRFEQQAGLRDAGYTPHKGLTAEETKYHRVAEALHKLKMQTGESSEEKQSSSAQSTPSSTPSSSPKQMRRSWFSQGSTTSLPAGEFQSSDADKWSMFGPRAVQKSTTDPGGFTVQSYKGAQKPTPMELMRAQANRVADETATFKPPKMEMPALVSENKKAIRGHNLKPRDMNILTPTGF, from the exons ATGGCATCAAGACAACCTGATGTACCTG CCATTGAGCACAGCTCAAGTGGGCTTCTAGGAAAAATGTCCCTGCCCATTGGGATGCACCGTCGTGCTTTCAGCTATGACGATGCCCTGGAGGACACCGCACCAATGACGCCACCTTCATCGGATATGTGCAGTAACACCCTGTGGAGAAACCCTGTAATCCCAGAACGCAAATACCAGAAGCTGTCTAAG GTTGAGGAAGGGGATAATAGCATGCCCCCACCTGCTTTGCCTAATTCCATTTCTGTTGAGAAGGCCCCTGTggtgaaagccaaagcaacctctGTCATCATGAACTCCCTTATAACAA AACATACACAGGAGAGCATTCAGCGATTCGAGCAGCAAGCTGGTCTCAGGGATGCTGGCTATACTCCACACAAGGGCCTTACTGCTGAAGAGACCAAATACCATCGCGTGGCGGAGGCCCTGCAT AAGCTAAAGATGCAAACTGGAGAATCGAGTGAAGAGAAACAAAGTTCTTCTGCTCAGTCCACTCCCTCCAGCACTCCAAGTTCCTCCCCAAAGCAGATGCGAAG ATCGTGGTTCAGTCAAGGTTCCACTACATCTCTTCCTGCCGGAGAATTCCAAAGCTCAGATGCAGATAAATGGAGCATGTTTGGTCCTCGTGCTGTGCAGAAATCTACAACAGACCCAG GTGGTTTTACCGTCCAGTCATACAAAGGTGCTCAGAAGCCAACCCCCATGGAATTGATGCGAGCTCAGGCTAACAGAGTAGCAGATGAAACTGCTACATTTAAGCCACCGAAGATGGAAATGCCAGCATTGGTATCAGAAAATAAGAAGGCTATCCGAGGCCACAACCTGAAGCCACGTGATATGAACATACTCACACCCACTGGCTTTTGA